In Brettanomyces bruxellensis chromosome 8, complete sequence, a genomic segment contains:
- a CDS encoding uncharacterized protein (MEROPS:MER0059846): MASLLPNWGFHSTVHATYAPKQVDLPLKGAASQDGTAKISLSKFVKNFVPAVADNSKFTLKPYLFNGVLQTLYVPYHDLSKEYAVYYARDIVDVTEEDAKQFKNMPTGQFTVDYVVEPKEKTPEEFKQRYAETLPEGYPRLHPRCRYYTKEEMSELYKAWDSDDKPIIIISPGLAGGINEPQIRAVCEALFKKGFKILVLNSRGCCRSKTVTPHLFSGLHTDDMRMLIRFLHRKFPQKQIHLAGFSFGGVIIANYLAQEAENSIVSSAISVSSPWNLLNSCGALNSTWVGRHVFQPSILFFLNNLIKNNMATLKQVPELFDEEEFHRIKKTFKTTEDFDNRYTAILAGFPSGATYYMASSPLMRIFKIKTPMLIINSKDDPIISTDYPYHEVEKNPYLYMATSDLGGHYSFVDSKGKFWYADVVRDFVDAFYKNIDGDRRPDDFGFNVHQRYFKDTIDLY; the protein is encoded by the coding sequence ATGGCCAGCCTTTTACCTAATTGGGGATTCCACAGTACTGTCCATGCAACTTATGCACCAAAGCAAGTTGATTTGCCATTGAAAGGTGCAGCTTCTCAGGATGGCACCGCAAAGATATCGTTGTCTAAATTCGTGAAGAACTTCGTGCCTGCCGTTGCAGATAACAGCAAATTTACACTTAAGCCATATCTTTTCAACGGTGTGTTGCAAACATTGTATGTTCCTTATCATGATCTGTCGAAGGAGTATGCTGTATATTATGCCAGAGACATTGTTGACGTGACAGAAGAGGATGCAAAGCAGTTTAAGAATATGCCAACGGGCCAGTTTACCGTTGATTATGTTGTTGAACCGAAGGAGAAGACACCAGAGGAGTTTAAGCAGAGATATGCAGAAACCTTGCCGGAGGGATACCCAAGATTGCATCCCCGGTGTAGATACTACACCAAGGAGGAGATGTCAGAGCTGTACAAGGCATGGGATAGTGATGACAAGCCaatcattatcatttcACCCGGTCTTGCCGGCGGAATAAACGAGCCCCAAATAAGAGCCGTGTGTGAAGCATTGTTCAAGAAAGGGTTCAAAATTCTTGTTTTGAACAGCAGGGGGTGCTGCAGATCCAAGACAGTAACACCACATCTATTTTCCGGATTGCATACTGACGATATGAGAATGCTGATCAGGTTTTTGCATCGGAAATTCCCGCAAAAGCAGATTCACCTTGCTGGATTCTCCTTTGGCGGCGTTATCATTGCAAACTATCTAGCACAGGAAGCAGAAAACTCGATTGTTTCATCTGCAATCAGTGTCAGCTCTCCTTGGAATCTTCTCAACTCATGTGGAGCCCTCAACTCAACATGGGTCGGCAGGCACGTGTTCCAGCCTTcaattctcttctttttgaacaATTTGATAAAGAACAACATGGCCACATTGAAGCAGGTGCCAGAATTGTTCGATGAGGAGGAATTTCACAGAATTAAGAAGACTTTTAAGACAACGGAAGATTTCGATAACAGATACACAGCAATTCTTGCAGGTTTCCCATCCGGTGCCACATATTACATGGCTTCTTCACCTCTGATGAGGATTTTCAAGATTAAGACTCCTATGCTTATCATCAACTCCAAGGATGATCCAATTATCTCAACTGATTATCCATACCATGAGGTGGAAAAGAACCCTTACTTGTACATGGCAACAAGCGATCTTGGTGGTCATTATTCGTTTGTTGATTCCAAGGGAAAGTTCTGGTATGCTGATGTTGTCAGGGACTTTGTTGATGCATTTTATAAAAACATTGATGGTGATAGAAGGCCGGATGACTTTGGTTTCAACGTGCACCAGCGTTACTTCAAAGATACCATAGATCTATATTGA